Proteins from one Candidatus Schekmanbacteria bacterium genomic window:
- the csrA gene encoding carbon storage regulator, with translation MLIITRRVGESIIVGDNIEINVLEIKGKQIKIGITAPEDVSIYRKEIYLKIIEENRLAANAVKKGIESLQLLLKEKK, from the coding sequence ATGCTTATAATAACCCGGAGGGTTGGAGAATCAATTATTGTTGGAGACAACATTGAAATAAATGTCTTGGAAATAAAAGGGAAACAGATAAAAATTGGAATCACAGCGCCTGAAGATGTTTCAATCTATAGAAAGGAGATATACCTAAAAATTATTGAAGAAAACAGATTAGCAGCCAATGCAGTCAAGAAAGGTATTGAAAGCCTTCAACTATTGTTAAAAGAAAAAAAATAA
- the flgL gene encoding flagellar hook-associated protein 3, giving the protein MRVTYKMILSSLLDNISNISERINNLEKQAASGKRINKPSDDPYAYNKSLSFKSLKKSMSQFEKNLSSGKEWLSTTDTALQSANDLLIRAKEIALSASNDTMSADERETAAIEVQGLFEQMVQIANTKLGSKYIFAGTAVSTEAFDSNGNYNGNSSNINIEIDANKRMTINFTGDNIFKGASGGEDVFDVLSDLKTALENNDTDNIASQISRIDTSMNQVLDYRANTGAKINQIENTETWYEDSKARLDILLSENEDADIIEVLTQLAKEQSAYKATLATTSEIMSNTLAEFLK; this is encoded by the coding sequence ATGAGAGTAACTTATAAAATGATTCTCAGCAGTTTGCTTGATAATATCAGCAATATTAGTGAAAGAATAAATAATTTAGAAAAGCAGGCTGCCTCAGGAAAAAGAATCAATAAGCCCTCAGACGACCCCTATGCTTACAATAAATCGCTCAGTTTTAAATCGCTCAAAAAATCTATGTCTCAATTCGAAAAAAATCTAAGTTCTGGGAAGGAATGGCTTTCTACTACAGATACCGCATTGCAATCTGCAAATGACCTTCTTATAAGAGCAAAAGAAATTGCTCTATCGGCTTCAAATGATACAATGAGCGCAGACGAGAGAGAAACTGCCGCAATTGAAGTTCAAGGGCTATTCGAACAAATGGTCCAAATTGCCAACACGAAACTTGGTTCAAAATACATCTTTGCCGGCACAGCCGTTTCAACAGAAGCTTTCGACAGCAACGGAAACTACAATGGAAATTCAAGCAATATAAATATTGAAATCGACGCCAATAAAAGAATGACAATAAACTTTACAGGCGACAATATCTTCAAGGGTGCATCAGGGGGAGAAGATGTGTTTGATGTTTTGAGCGATTTGAAGACAGCTCTTGAAAACAACGACACTGACAACATAGCATCCCAAATCAGCAGAATAGACACTTCAATGAATCAAGTCCTTGATTATAGAGCAAATACAGGCGCAAAAATAAATCAAATTGAAAATACTGAGACTTGGTATGAAGATTCAAAAGCCAGATTAGATATTTTGTTGTCTGAAAATGAAGATGCTGATATTATTGAAGTATTGACACAACTTGCAAAAGAACAGTCAGCTTATAAAGCTACACTTGCAACAACATCTGAGATTATGTCAAACACATTAGCTGAATTTTTAAAATAA